A DNA window from Mycoplasmopsis pullorum contains the following coding sequences:
- a CDS encoding glycosyl hydrolase family 65 protein, translating to MNFLKYDTLNKTISQVKFDPKVTGKTESIFSLGNGYLGIRSVDEEKAIYNKEDFFVNGIFNRDTKKEVPELANLADLIQTPIYLDGENFQVLKEDKYTKTLHIRDGVLVREVEIVRESGRFLLTFERFVSQSNKNVYAQKIKIKVLELFAKDQVEVMLQPGINGQVTNTGTQHFEEGLKTRPTTESLKMVQKTTISKRVAVHNLVTKFYKNGELIKGGNDDYVIDIQRRYIFFKIKSKAKAGDEFVLEKLMSVNTSVDHHSHLLVEPIVLEKSDQLHEFLLSSSYDKLKVESIQEMNKKVWNQFFVEIEGDEESKMDSLALDFSIFHLNNFVPKESTNLNVGAKGLSGEGYQGHTYWDTEFFINPNYLFTDPKVARNLLVYRFKGLKGARAKAYETKERLEESKLLGAQYPWEMAWPTDGEVCPYWGQADVVSGVQVPIASRRQEIHVSSDVAFAVNQYYNFTNDDVFMEKYGYQMIIETAVFYSNRAELQENGTYEIRDVMGPNEYKGNIDNNAFINYMAKFNIDLALEYMSKLKKTRPHLLDKIIKQIPYKFDVAKMKKVSKHLKQQKPNQDLIIAENDQFLSLPLIDVSPFQMLGDAGKKLFSTQEGHKRLCSQLVKQADVVLLTSIFPESFTLEERSKNFDYYEAITTHDSSLSAATYAIEAARLKKIEKAYELFKYGINVDFGPAMHTSNAGIHGGSLAAIWQMIVFGFGGLTWSNNKVSLNPNLPKNWTSLKYRAMYQGVTFEVHVTQDKLKIKTLSAHKELKLMIKNKEEIINNISKEFSL from the coding sequence ATGAATTTTTTAAAGTATGATACCTTAAATAAAACTATTTCACAAGTTAAATTTGATCCAAAAGTAACTGGTAAAACTGAAAGTATTTTTTCGCTTGGTAACGGTTATTTAGGGATTCGTAGTGTTGATGAAGAAAAAGCGATTTACAATAAAGAAGACTTTTTTGTTAATGGTATTTTTAATCGTGACACTAAAAAAGAAGTACCTGAATTAGCTAATTTAGCTGATTTAATCCAAACACCAATTTATCTAGATGGAGAGAATTTTCAAGTATTAAAAGAAGATAAATATACTAAAACACTTCACATTCGTGACGGAGTTTTAGTGCGTGAAGTGGAAATTGTTCGTGAAAGTGGACGTTTCTTATTAACTTTTGAGAGATTTGTATCTCAAAGTAACAAAAACGTTTATGCTCAAAAAATCAAAATTAAAGTTTTAGAGTTATTCGCAAAAGATCAAGTTGAAGTAATGTTGCAACCCGGGATTAATGGACAAGTTACAAATACTGGGACACAACACTTTGAAGAGGGACTCAAAACTAGACCAACCACAGAATCGTTGAAAATGGTCCAAAAAACGACAATTTCAAAACGTGTAGCTGTCCACAACTTAGTAACTAAGTTCTACAAAAACGGAGAATTAATCAAAGGTGGAAATGACGATTATGTAATTGACATTCAACGTCGTTATATTTTCTTTAAAATCAAATCAAAAGCCAAAGCTGGGGATGAATTTGTTTTAGAAAAATTAATGTCAGTTAATACCAGTGTGGACCATCATTCACACTTATTAGTAGAGCCAATAGTATTAGAAAAATCAGATCAATTACATGAATTTTTACTTTCAAGTAGCTATGACAAATTAAAAGTTGAATCAATTCAAGAAATGAATAAGAAAGTTTGAAATCAATTCTTTGTCGAAATTGAAGGTGATGAAGAAAGTAAAATGGATTCTTTAGCACTTGATTTTAGTATTTTCCACTTAAATAACTTTGTACCAAAAGAATCAACTAATTTAAACGTAGGGGCTAAAGGTTTATCTGGTGAGGGATACCAAGGTCACACTTACTGGGACACTGAATTTTTTATCAATCCAAATTATTTATTTACTGATCCTAAAGTTGCTCGAAACTTACTTGTTTATAGATTCAAAGGTCTTAAAGGAGCACGTGCTAAAGCGTATGAAACCAAGGAAAGACTTGAAGAAAGTAAATTGCTAGGAGCACAATATCCTTGAGAAATGGCCTGACCAACTGATGGAGAAGTGTGTCCATACTGGGGACAAGCAGACGTAGTTAGTGGTGTGCAAGTTCCAATTGCTTCACGTAGACAAGAAATTCACGTATCTTCAGATGTTGCTTTTGCAGTTAACCAATACTACAATTTCACTAATGATGACGTATTCATGGAAAAATATGGTTATCAAATGATTATTGAAACTGCTGTGTTCTATTCTAATCGTGCTGAATTACAGGAAAATGGTACCTATGAAATTCGCGACGTTATGGGACCAAATGAATATAAAGGTAATATCGATAATAATGCTTTTATTAACTATATGGCTAAATTTAATATTGATTTAGCACTTGAATACATGAGTAAATTGAAAAAAACTCGTCCACATTTACTTGATAAAATTATTAAACAAATCCCTTATAAGTTTGATGTTGCTAAAATGAAAAAAGTATCAAAACACTTGAAGCAACAAAAACCAAATCAGGATTTAATTATTGCAGAAAATGATCAATTCTTATCTCTTCCTTTAATTGATGTGTCTCCATTCCAAATGTTAGGGGACGCTGGTAAAAAACTTTTTAGTACTCAAGAAGGACACAAAAGACTATGTTCACAATTAGTTAAACAAGCTGATGTGGTACTTTTAACAAGTATTTTTCCTGAGTCGTTCACTTTAGAAGAAAGAAGCAAGAATTTTGACTATTATGAAGCAATTACCACACACGATTCAAGTTTAAGTGCTGCAACTTATGCAATTGAAGCGGCACGTTTGAAAAAAATCGAAAAAGCATATGAATTGTTTAAATATGGAATTAATGTAGACTTTGGACCTGCAATGCACACTTCTAATGCCGGAATTCATGGCGGAAGTTTAGCAGCAATTTGACAAATGATCGTTTTTGGTTTTGGTGGTTTAACTTGAAGCAATAACAAGGTTTCATTAAATCCTAATTTACCAAAAAACTGGACTTCACTGAAATATCGCGCAATGTATCAAGGTGTAACTTTTGAAGTGCATGTTACTCAAGATAAATTAAAAATTAAAACTTTAAGCGCACACAAAGAATTAAAACTTATGATTAAAAATAAAGAAGAAATTATTAATAATATAAGCAAGGAGTTTAGTCTTTAA
- the pgmB gene encoding beta-phosphoglucomutase: MQIKGILFDVDGVITDTAKIHYKSWAKVVKKIGIDYTEAENENLRGLPRIDTLKEIIKLKQPQATYELEFLNSLAHEKNELYVELLKQELDETYLLPNIKKFIIDAKNKGIKLAIASSSYNAPFILKKLNVYDYFDAIVNPANVAKGKPAPDIYIQAYELIGVPKEECIGLEDAVSGVESIVGAGVKAIAFDYHSGVDFSKASLVLHDTSELNLDSVISYFKNIN; the protein is encoded by the coding sequence ATGCAAATTAAAGGTATTTTATTTGACGTAGATGGAGTAATTACTGACACAGCTAAAATTCATTATAAGTCATGAGCTAAGGTGGTTAAAAAAATTGGAATTGACTATACTGAAGCTGAAAACGAAAATTTACGTGGATTACCAAGAATTGATACGCTTAAAGAAATTATTAAATTAAAACAACCACAAGCAACTTATGAACTAGAATTTTTAAATTCGCTTGCTCATGAAAAAAATGAGCTTTATGTGGAATTATTAAAACAAGAATTAGATGAAACTTATTTATTACCAAATATTAAAAAATTCATTATTGATGCCAAAAATAAAGGTATAAAATTAGCAATAGCATCAAGTAGCTATAATGCACCTTTTATTCTTAAAAAGTTGAACGTCTACGATTATTTTGATGCAATTGTAAATCCTGCAAATGTTGCTAAAGGTAAACCGGCTCCAGATATTTACATTCAAGCCTATGAACTAATCGGAGTTCCTAAAGAAGAATGTATTGGATTAGAAGATGCAGTTTCTGGTGTAGAATCAATAGTCGGAGCAGGTGTTAAAGCAATTGCGTTTGACTATCACTCAGGAGTTGATTTCTCTAAAGCTTCATTAGTTTTACACGATACTAGCGAACTTAATTTAGACTCGGTGATTAGTTACTTTAAAAACATCAATTAA